The following nucleotide sequence is from Deltaproteobacteria bacterium.
GTCTGGAGCTGATTTATAATGTTATGCCGGATGTCCCGACCGCACTCCTGGGTGACCCGGTCCGCCTGCGTCAGATACTGATAAACCTTGTCGGAAATGCCATCAAGTTCACCGAAAAGGGTGAGGTGCTCATTCAGGTCAAAAGACAGGAGACAGGAGACAGAAGTCAGAAGTCAGAAGACGCAGAAGCTGAATTATTATTTTTAGTAACTGACACCGGGATCGGTTTACCCCCGGAAAAAATAGAGACTATTTTTGACAGTTTCACGCAAGCTGACTCTTCCACAACCCGTAGGTATGGTGGGACGGGACTCGGTCTGGCCATCTCAAAACAACTGGTGGAACTCATGGGTGGACATATAATGGTGGAAAGCAAACCGGGTCAGGGGAGCACCTTTTCATTTACTGCAAAGTTTGCGATTCAGACCGAACCAAAAGAACGTATGGAGAAAATTCCAGTGGACATAAAAGGACTTAAGGTACTTATAGTCGATGACAACGACACGAATCGCATGGTATTGGGAAATACACTTTCCAGATTAGGTGCCATGGTAACAGAGGCGGACAGCGGCGAGCATGGATTTGCAGAATTCAAGCGTGCCATGAAGGCAGCCAATCCATATCAACTGGCAATAATTGACTGTCGTATGCCGGGCATGGACGGATTCGAGCTGGCACGACACATAAAAGAAAGTATGGAGGACATTAAGAACACGGCCATTATGATGCTCACTTCAGATAACAGGAGCGGCGATCTTGCCCGATGCAAGGAACTTGACATAACGTTTTATTTGGTAAAACCCGTGAAAAAGGCAGAACTGCTGGATGCTATTGCTGACATATTGGGCCGCAAAATGAAACCTGTTGTTGGCAAAATTCCCGGGGTAAAGCCCGCCGACTTCGCTAAAATCCGCTTCCTGAACGTCCTGCTTGTTGAGGATTCCGCGGACAACCGTCTGCTTATCCAATCCTATTTCAAGAGGCCTCAAGATCATATAGACATAGCCGAAAACGGCGCGATCGCTGTTGAAAAGTTCAAGTCAGGGAAATACAATCTTGTGCTTATGGATGTACAGATGCCGGTAATGGATGGTTATACTGCCACCCGTGAAATAAGGAAGTGGGAGCGGGAAAATGGGAGAAAGGAGACACCGATTATTGCCCTTACCGCCCATGCCATGAAAGAAGATATTCAAAAGAGTCTTGACGCAGGATGCACTGATCACTTGACAAAGCCGATAAGGAAGGCAAAGCTGATGGAGGCAGTTTCTAAATATGCCAATAAGGGTTAGCAAGTAGGGGATAATTTATGAGCATACTTATCGTTGATGACTCACAGGATCAGCTATTACTCCTTGAATCTATCCTGAAGGCCGCTGGGCATACAGATATTCTCCTTGCAGGATCACCTATTGATGCCTTGAATTATTTGGATATGGACGGTTCTAAAAAGGATGGTGGGGTTGATCTTATCCTGATGGATATTGTAATGCCTGATATAGATGGTATAGAGGCATGCCGTCTGATCAAGGAGAATGACCATCTTCAGGACATCCCGATTATAATGGTCACGGCAGAAACAGAGGCGGTTCACTTGGAATCGGCTTTTGACGCAGGGGCTGTAGATTATGTCACCAAACCGATAAACAAGATAGAACTTCTCGCAAGGATTCGCTCAGTCTTGAAACTAAAACACGAGACAGACCGGCGCAAGGCCCATGAGCAAGAATTACTCGAGATGACACAAAAGCTTGCTGAGGCCAACCAAAAATTGGAGCGTCTTTCCTATCTTGATGGATTGACTGGTGTCGCCAACCGTCGTTATTTTGAAAATTTTCTCAATAAGGAGTGGAGGAGTGGGGCACGAAATAATAAGCCACTGTCGCTGATCATGATTGATATAGACTTTTTCAAGGCTTATAATGATACCTATGGACATCAATGTGGCGATGACTGTCTTAAACAGGTTGTAAAGGCTTTGAGCCATACATTGAAAAGGCCTAGAGACTTTCTTGCACGATATGGCGGTGAGGAATTTGTGGCTATCTTGCCTGAAACAGAGATAAAGGGGGCTGCCCACGTGGCAGAAGCTATGCACTCAAATGTGGAAGCCCTGGGGATTGAACACAGAAGGTCATCGGTCAGTAAAACAGTTACCGTTAGTTTAGGAGTAACATCTACTATCCCAGACTATAATTTAGTACCTAACGTACTTGTCGCTGAGGCCGACAAAGCGCTCTATCAGGCAAAACAGGAGGGACGTAATCGGGTAGTAACAAGAGAAATCAAATAGATTTAGCACACAAGTTATAAACTTGGGTCCCGGCTTAACCGGACAAGGAGCGTATAACCATGACACAGGATAACAGCGCGAATCAGAAAAAAATAATTGTCCATGTGGATCCCGAGATCGAGGATCTTATACCCGGATTTCTTGAAAACAGGCGTAATGATGTAAAAACATTGCAGGAAGCCCTGACTAAAGGTGATTATGAAACTATTCGAATTTTGGGCCATAGTATGAAAGGGTCTGGTGGGGGATATGGATTTGACGCCATCACCGAGATAGGCCGATCACTTGAAGATGCCGCAAAGACAAAAAATACCGAAGAAACGCGAAGGTGGGTTGACGAACTCTTACACTACCTTGAGCGTGTTGAGGTAGTCTATGAATAGTACCGTAAAGCCCTTAATTTTGGTCATTGACAACAATCATGATCAGCTGAGGCTGATGGAACGACTCCTGACGAGCAACGGCTATAATGTGATTTGTGCCGACAGCGGCCTCAAAGGGCTAGAAATTGTTAAAACCAACAAACCTGATCTTATTCTGCTTGATGTTATGATGCCAAGAATGGATGGCTACGAGGTTTGTTCAAGACTGCAAAAAAACAGCGAAACTGCCTACATCCCCGTGATATTTATAACCGCCCTGGGAGAAGAACAGGACAAGGCCAGGGCTTTTTCCGTTGGCGCTGTTGACTACCTTGTGAAACCTATTCAAAAAGAAATCCTTATTCACAAGGCTCGTACACATCTAAAGACGAATACCCAATGGAAGGAACTGCACAAAGATGCTGTCCCATCTGAGGAAGGGATGCAGCCATCCTATTTTCTCCAATTCAAGGAATTTCTGTTCGATCAGTTAGATCTTGAGTCTGAAAAGAGGGTTAAATTTTCTGCTATTTCGCCTTCTCAAATTTATTTAATCGTTCGTTACCTAGGGATCACAAACAGCCAGATGGCTAAATATATCGCTGATTTTTTAAAACTACCTTATATCTCCCAAATCAACCCTTATGATGTTCAATTAGGAGTGCTTCCGATACCATTTTGCAGGACAAACCTCGTTGTTGCATTGAGCGATGGGGGTGAAGGGAATACCTTTGCACTGAGCAATCCCTTTAACTTGGAACTCCTGGATAGTTTAAACAAACTTACAGGGAAGGATCAAACTTTCAAACTCACAATAACCGAACCTGAACATATTGAATTATTATTTAAATATGGAGCAGACCTTGGCGGGGAGACACCGGCCAAAAGGGTCGCCATAGCTGAAGACACACAAAAAATTGAGGGGCCTACCAGCGAGTTGATCAAACAGATGTCAAAAAAGGAAATTGAAAAACACCCTATTGTCTATATTGCCAACACCATGATCAATAAAGCCGTATTGGAAAGGGCCAGCGACATCCACATAGAACCCAAGGAGACCGAAACTGTTGTCCGCTTTCGGATTGACGGGGATTTGAGGGATTCTTTTGCCCTGAAAAAGAACACAGGCGTTAAACTCATATCCCGGCTCAAGGTACTGGGAGGCCTTGATTTGGCTGAGAAAAGGAAGCCTCAGGACGGATCTTTTGCAGCAACCATAAACAACAAGACCTTCAAGTTAAGACTGGCTACCACTTCCACACCTAATGGTGAAAGCCTTATTATTCGATTACTGGAACCGAGCGCCAAACCAAAAGACCTGAAAGAACTCGGTATGGCAGATAAACAGGTCAACACCATGATTGATTTTGCCAAACGAACCCATGGAGTCATCCTGATCGTAGGGCCCACAGGGTCAGGAAAGACTACAACCATTTACAGTTTCCTATTCCATATAGATTGTAAAACACGAAGCCTGATATCCGCAGAAGACCCTGTGGAATACTATATACCATTTGCCAATCAGCAACAGGTGAATGAAAAGGCCGGGGTTACCTTTGAATCACTTCTCAAATCAGCTGTGAGGCAGGATCCTGACATATTGTTCTTGGGAGAGATCAGGGATCAATATTCTGCTAAAATGGCAATGGACTTTGCCAGCACAGGCCATCTGACCGTCACTACTTTGCATACATCCAATGCTACCACTGCAATTTTCCGTCTTGAAAGACTGGGCATTGATCGGGGTACAATGGCAGATCCCCTCATCGGTGTTGTAGCCCAGAGATTGCTGAAAAGGCTTTGTCCGCATTGTAAGAAGATAATCCAGATCTCTCAGGAAGAGATTGATATGATTTCGCCATTTACTGATGAGATCCCATCCCAGGTCGCGCATCCTGTCGGATGTCCGAAATGTAACAACACCGGCTACCATGGACGAGAAGGGATATATGAAATAATAAAATTTGACCCTGAAATCTCTGAAATGGTTCGCTCAGGCGTGCCTATTTCTGAGATAAGAAACTTTATCAGAGATAGGGGAGATTTTCTTGTTAGCTACCATGCTGTAGAAAAAGTAAAAGAGCTCCTTTTCTCTCCAAAGGACGTTTATGAAACGGTGCTGGTGGAAGAGTTGGCATTCGAACAAAAGAGACCTAAAAAAGAAGACCACCGAATGCCTGTCACCGAGAAGAAGATAAAAGATAAGATATCGATCCTCGTTGTGGAGGACGATAAGGATTCTCAAAGATTGATAGCTCGCTTCCTGGAAAACCATGGCTATACCGTAGTCCTTGCAGAAGATGGCATTGATGCCCTCCTTCAATTGGGCAGACATAAATTTGATCTGATCATTTCGGATGTTAACATGCCCAACCTGGATGGCTTTAAATTACTGGAGATGAAGAGTCAAAAAGGGATAGAAGCCCCGGTGATATTTTTGACATCCAGGACAGATCCGGAAGATGCGAAAAGGGGACTGGAACTTGGAGCAATGGACTATATCAAGAAGCCAACCCAGAAGGATATATTATTGTTGAGGGTGAAAAATGCCCTTGAAAACTGCAACAAAGGAGAAGACAAAGGTGGCTGATGAAAAATTTTTGGGTGCAGTTTGCAAAAGGTGTGGGAAACCGCTCAGCGAGGATGAACAGGACGCTGATTACTGCAGCAGTTGTATGATCGAGCTTGCAGAGCAGTACGTACCTGAGAAGGCAGAACCACCGCCAATAAAACGTAAAAGGAAAAGCAGGGCGCGACTGGTGCTTCAATGGATCATTTTCCTGGCATGTATTTCAATAATCGCCATACAATCACCTAAACTAATTTCCGCCTTTAAAGAGGGTAAGCCCCTCAGACACGGCACATATTCAACAGATGCACAGACTGACCAGTGCATCAAAAACCTCTGGCACATATCCAAGCTGCTGCAAGAAGGCAAGTTGCCTGGCAGAGATATGGTTTGTCCTGTCAGCAAGAAGCCCTATGTGGTGAAGAAGATAAAAGGAGACACAGTGGTGAGCTGTCCCAATCCAGAACTCCATGGCGTCAAGGAAATCCGTGTGAGCAAGAAATATCCTATTCCTGAGGTAATAAAATGAAAATATTTAAAGGCAATCTTAAAGGATTTACCTTGATAGAGATCCTTATGGTTATAGCCATTGTAGGCCTTTTGGCCTCTGTGGCGCTTCCAGCATATGTGAACTACATCAAGAAGGCACGTTCAACTCAATGTCATGTAAACAGGGATGCTCTGCAAAAAATAATTGTGCAGTATTGCAATGATAATCCCAATACCGAGCTAAAAAACCTAAAGCAACTGGTAACTGAAGGATACCTGCAGAGTGAACCCAACTGCCCATTGGGAGGGGAATATGTATTGATTCCAGCAGAACTTGTTGATTCCTACTACCCAGTAGTGGCATGTTCAATGCATTTCTTGCCAACTACCTCACACCCAGTTCCGAAACCTCCAGCTCCCGTACCTCCGACTCCAAAACCTCCTAAACCTCCAGCTCCAGAACCGCCAGTTCCTATACCTCCGAAACCTCCAGCTCCGAAAAAACCTCTTACGAGCTTAGGGTCTACTTTTAAAGAAATAAGCACGGGTATGATAGATTTAATAGAGGGATTTTATAAGAAAAGGGGTAGATACCCAAGAAGTTGGGGTGATTACAGGTTTACTGATATTGGACTAGATCCTGATGAATGGAGTAAAGGTTACAATGGTATAATTTATAGTCCTGTAGGAAACCGAATGCAGATTAAACCTGAAGAGGGATGCACGTTTTACGTAACCGATCTTAAGGGCAAAGAACGTAGGCTTCCGTGGAGCTACAAATGGAATTTAGTATATTCTGTTGAAAACAAACAGTGGTATTATCACAGTACTAAAAAGGGCAATGAAATAGACATATCAACTTTGCGGGTAATACAAAAATGAATAGGCAACACGCAAGGTAAGGATTCAGCCACAATCTCTTTTTCCATTGAATTTCCCCTCGGTTCCAAGATATAATTAGTCTTCAAAAGATTCCAGGAGATCAGGACATCTATGAAGATCCTCCTTGTCGCACCAGAGCGGGAGAGGAAAAAGGAGGAGGCCTTTCTCTTCCGACTTGGCTTCTTGAACCTCCCCTATGTGGCCGCTGTGACCCCCCCGGATGCCGAGGTGAGGATCGTGGACGAGGCCTATGAACCCGTAAACTTCAATGAAAAGGTCGACCTGGTGGGGATATCGGCTCAGACGCCGGTGGCCCCCAGGGCCTATCAGATCGCGGAGGAGTTTCGCAAGAGAGGGGTAACGGTGGTGATGGGTGGTGTCCACGCCAGCATACTACCCCAAGAGGCCCTGGAGCATGTGGACGCGGTGGTGATCGGTGAGGCAGAGGTCACCTGGCCTCAGCTCCTGGAGGACTTCTGCTGTGGCAGATTAAAGAGGGTATACCGAGCCGATGGGTGGGTAAGGGGTGATGAGATCCCCCTGCCCAGGAGAGAGCTGTTGAACCCTCGCTTCTATTTTCCCCTGAAACTCCTCGAGACGACCCGTGGCTGTCCCCACCGGTGCGATTTTTGCCAGGTATCCCGTTTCTTCGGCAACCAATATCGAAACCGCCCCCTAAAGGAGATCGCTAAGGAGCTAGAGGCCATGTTCGGAGCGGGGCCGGTCATGGCCCCTTGGGCCAAGAGGATCCTCTCCTTCATAAGCAGAGACTTACCATATTTTTTAAAGAGGAGGCTTTTGTATATCATCGATAACAATGTGGTCTCAGACAGGAAATTTGCCATCGAGTTGCTCTCACTATTGAAGGACTACGACCTGCTGTGGTGGGGACATGCCCCGGTCTCCATCGCCGACGATGATGAACTCCTCCAGCTCTTTGCCGCCAGTGGCTGCACCGCCGTCAACATCGGCTTTGAATCCCTCTCTCCCAAGAACCTGGAGATCATGAAAAAGGGGTTTAATAAGCCCCATAAATACAGGGAGGCGGTCAGAAAGATCCATGGATATGGGATCGGGATCATGGGGACCTTTGTTGTGGGCCTGGACGACGACGACCCAGGGGTATTCCAGAGGACCCTCGATTTCGTCGTGGAGAATAGGCTTGACTGGTCCTTGGCCTTCATCATGACACCATATCCCGGCACGGAGTCATTTGAGCGGCTGGAAAGGGAGGGTAGGTTCCTGACCAAAGATTGGCAGAAATACGACTCCTTGAACGCCGTCTATCAACCCCTCTTGATGGGCGTGGAGGAGCTGGAAAAAGGGATGCGGTGGATATGGAAGGAGACCTTTTCCTTAAGGTCCATCTTTCAAAGGATCATCAAACCCCCTCGCATCCACCCCCTCTTCTACCTCCCCATGAACTGGAGCTTTCACCGGCTTACCAAGAACTGGTAGCCTTTCTATTCACTATTGGTATTGAAAAAGGAGAAAGGTATATGATAAAAATTAGTTATACGGCACAAAGTTATGAATCTTTTTTTCTTTAATATCACCCTGGTCTTTTACCTCCTTGGCACCATCTCCTATCTCATCTACCTCCTGTTCTCCAAAGAGAGGGCGGCTTGGGCTGGGAGGTTCCTTCTGGGTCTTGGGTTTATCTCCCATTGCCTTACCCTCGTGATGAGATATAGCGAGGCAGGCCATACTCCTGTGGTCAACCTCCATGAATCCCTCTCCTTTTTCGCCTGGGCCATTATCGGCTTCTTTTTGCTGTTGCGTCATCGATACAGGGTAGACGTGCTGGGGTCTTTCATCTCCCCCCTTGCCTTGCTAATGGTCATCTGGGCCGCCATCCTTCCAAAGGAAATCCTTTCCTTGCCCCCCTCCCTCAGGAGTTACTGGCTCCCCATCCACGTCACCTTCGCCTTTCTAGGAGATGCCATCTTCGCCCTTGCCTTCTGTGCGGGGGTGATCTATCTCATTCAGGAGAGACTCGTCAAGTCCAAGCGGGCAGGGGCCCTCTCTCAACGGCTTCCCTCTTTGGAGGTCCTCGATGAGATCAACTACCGGTCTCTGACCATCGGCTTCCCCCTGCTCACCATAGGGATTATCACCGGTGCGGTGTGGGCGGAGTACGCCTGG
It contains:
- a CDS encoding diguanylate cyclase, which translates into the protein MSILIVDDSQDQLLLLESILKAAGHTDILLAGSPIDALNYLDMDGSKKDGGVDLILMDIVMPDIDGIEACRLIKENDHLQDIPIIMVTAETEAVHLESAFDAGAVDYVTKPINKIELLARIRSVLKLKHETDRRKAHEQELLEMTQKLAEANQKLERLSYLDGLTGVANRRYFENFLNKEWRSGARNNKPLSLIMIDIDFFKAYNDTYGHQCGDDCLKQVVKALSHTLKRPRDFLARYGGEEFVAILPETEIKGAAHVAEAMHSNVEALGIEHRRSSVSKTVTVSLGVTSTIPDYNLVPNVLVAEADKALYQAKQEGRNRVVTREIK
- a CDS encoding Hpt domain-containing protein, producing the protein MTQDNSANQKKIIVHVDPEIEDLIPGFLENRRNDVKTLQEALTKGDYETIRILGHSMKGSGGGYGFDAITEIGRSLEDAAKTKNTEETRRWVDELLHYLERVEVVYE
- the tadA gene encoding Flp pilus assembly complex ATPase component TadA, whose protein sequence is MNSTVKPLILVIDNNHDQLRLMERLLTSNGYNVICADSGLKGLEIVKTNKPDLILLDVMMPRMDGYEVCSRLQKNSETAYIPVIFITALGEEQDKARAFSVGAVDYLVKPIQKEILIHKARTHLKTNTQWKELHKDAVPSEEGMQPSYFLQFKEFLFDQLDLESEKRVKFSAISPSQIYLIVRYLGITNSQMAKYIADFLKLPYISQINPYDVQLGVLPIPFCRTNLVVALSDGGEGNTFALSNPFNLELLDSLNKLTGKDQTFKLTITEPEHIELLFKYGADLGGETPAKRVAIAEDTQKIEGPTSELIKQMSKKEIEKHPIVYIANTMINKAVLERASDIHIEPKETETVVRFRIDGDLRDSFALKKNTGVKLISRLKVLGGLDLAEKRKPQDGSFAATINNKTFKLRLATTSTPNGESLIIRLLEPSAKPKDLKELGMADKQVNTMIDFAKRTHGVILIVGPTGSGKTTTIYSFLFHIDCKTRSLISAEDPVEYYIPFANQQQVNEKAGVTFESLLKSAVRQDPDILFLGEIRDQYSAKMAMDFASTGHLTVTTLHTSNATTAIFRLERLGIDRGTMADPLIGVVAQRLLKRLCPHCKKIIQISQEEIDMISPFTDEIPSQVAHPVGCPKCNNTGYHGREGIYEIIKFDPEISEMVRSGVPISEIRNFIRDRGDFLVSYHAVEKVKELLFSPKDVYETVLVEELAFEQKRPKKEDHRMPVTEKKIKDKISILVVEDDKDSQRLIARFLENHGYTVVLAEDGIDALLQLGRHKFDLIISDVNMPNLDGFKLLEMKSQKGIEAPVIFLTSRTDPEDAKRGLELGAMDYIKKPTQKDILLLRVKNALENCNKGEDKGG
- a CDS encoding prepilin-type N-terminal cleavage/methylation domain-containing protein, giving the protein MKIFKGNLKGFTLIEILMVIAIVGLLASVALPAYVNYIKKARSTQCHVNRDALQKIIVQYCNDNPNTELKNLKQLVTEGYLQSEPNCPLGGEYVLIPAELVDSYYPVVACSMHFLPTTSHPVPKPPAPVPPTPKPPKPPAPEPPVPIPPKPPAPKKPLTSLGSTFKEISTGMIDLIEGFYKKRGRYPRSWGDYRFTDIGLDPDEWSKGYNGIIYSPVGNRMQIKPEEGCTFYVTDLKGKERRLPWSYKWNLVYSVENKQWYYHSTKKGNEIDISTLRVIQK
- a CDS encoding B12-binding domain-containing radical SAM protein codes for the protein MKILLVAPERERKKEEAFLFRLGFLNLPYVAAVTPPDAEVRIVDEAYEPVNFNEKVDLVGISAQTPVAPRAYQIAEEFRKRGVTVVMGGVHASILPQEALEHVDAVVIGEAEVTWPQLLEDFCCGRLKRVYRADGWVRGDEIPLPRRELLNPRFYFPLKLLETTRGCPHRCDFCQVSRFFGNQYRNRPLKEIAKELEAMFGAGPVMAPWAKRILSFISRDLPYFLKRRLLYIIDNNVVSDRKFAIELLSLLKDYDLLWWGHAPVSIADDDELLQLFAASGCTAVNIGFESLSPKNLEIMKKGFNKPHKYREAVRKIHGYGIGIMGTFVVGLDDDDPGVFQRTLDFVVENRLDWSLAFIMTPYPGTESFERLEREGRFLTKDWQKYDSLNAVYQPLLMGVEELEKGMRWIWKETFSLRSIFQRIIKPPRIHPLFYLPMNWSFHRLTKNW
- the ccsB gene encoding c-type cytochrome biogenesis protein CcsB — translated: MNLFFFNITLVFYLLGTISYLIYLLFSKERAAWAGRFLLGLGFISHCLTLVMRYSEAGHTPVVNLHESLSFFAWAIIGFFLLLRHRYRVDVLGSFISPLALLMVIWAAILPKEILSLPPSLRSYWLPIHVTFAFLGDAIFALAFCAGVIYLIQERLVKSKRAGALSQRLPSLEVLDEINYRSLTIGFPLLTIGIITGAVWAEYAWGSYWSWDPKETWSLITWLLYAALLHQRLTMGWRRKKAAIMSIVGFGAVLFTFLGVNLLLEGLHTYAEWFR